Proteins encoded in a region of the Pangasianodon hypophthalmus isolate fPanHyp1 chromosome 21, fPanHyp1.pri, whole genome shotgun sequence genome:
- the dnaaf6 gene encoding protein PIH1D3 encodes MVELSSLRNLQALSDLLSLPADEESDAEDCKNVNLMANMGPGHIGACSSTSRQDKNAVNSAYVKNTKDIWDVEEVTGGTHFDDLADPRPQPEYEIILKQSVGTEDLFLGMSRKDPSSMCCESMLVRVKLPETKASDLVLDVKERFVDLRTPKYKLGLHLPHSVHSKEGTARFITERYELEITLPTNRPMDSINLT; translated from the exons atggtGGAGTTGTCATCTCTCCGAAATCTTCAGGCTCTGTCCGACTTGCTCTCTCTACCAGCCGATGAAGAAAGCGACGCAGAAGACTGCAAG AATGTAAATCTGATGGCAAACATGGGTCCTGGGCACATTGGTGCTTGTTCTTCTACTTCTAGGCAAGACAAGAATGCAG TCAATAGTGCCTATGTGAAGAACACCAAAGACATCTGGGATGTAGAGGAGGTGACTGGAGGGACACACTTTGATGACCTTGCAGATCCACGTCCTCAGCCTGA gtatgagATTATCCTGAAGCAGAGTGTGGGTACTGAGGACTTGTTTCTGGGCATGAGCCGAAAGGATCCATCCTCCATGTGCTGTGAGAGCATGCTA GTGAGGGTAAAGCTACCGGAAACTAAGGCTTCTGATCTTGTGCTGGATGTGAAGGAGAGATTTGTTGACCTAAGAACTCCAAAATA CAAGCTAGGCCTGCATCTGCCCCACTCAGTGCACAGTAAGGAAGGCACAGCCCGATTCATTACAGAGAGATATGAACTGGAAATCACACTGCCCACGAACAGACCTATGGACTCCATCAACCTCACCTGA